In Lodderomyces elongisporus chromosome 1, complete sequence, the DNA window CTTGCCAAACTTcataaaatttttcaacgGTGATGCAAaagttgatgatgaggaaGGCCGTTCCGAAGAAGTACTTGATGAGTTTGTAACTACTTTTTGAAGCAAGTCTGGGTTATCCTTGTGCGCCGTGGTATTGTCATTCTTGTTATGTGAAAGCTTGGAAagtttttcattcttcttgaagtttttattcttctGTTTGTCAAGCTCCTCGTCGCTATCCTCCAATTCACTTGCACTTaaatcatcaaaatcaagtgGAGTTTTCCAATAATTAACATCATTGTATCTCTCATCGGTCTTGTATTCTTCCATAAAACTTCTTGGAGACCCTGGTGATCTTGGCGATCCGGGTGATCCTGGTGATCCTGGTCCTGGCAGATATCCTGATCTGATGGACCTTGCATCTCCGTAATTCGCAGTATCGTGATTCTGCATATATTCTGACCATTGTGCGTTATTCCAATAATTAGATATCGAACTAACCTCTTTAATTGgtggaaaaaaatgatcGACTAATTCACCAATGTGAAGGTAGGATGATTTGTAACCCGCCAATTCTAAAAGCTCCATATGCACTTCGCCATTGGGATTAATAGTGAAAATTCGATGACTTGGGATATGAACAGATCTATAACTAATAGCATCAGTAATTCTATTTCCAAATCCGGCATAGAAAGGAGTCTGCCTATTATCTTCGTCATCTGTATCGGCATCATTTTCagtgttttcaaaatacaaatttCTAATATCCGATAAACAAGCCATCTTGAAAACCTCGGGTTTCTTCAATACGACTTCTCTTTTGAGAGCAGCAAATGTACGATCGGGACTGAGAATAACCGGTCCAGACGGTAGCTTAATGCCATCTTGGCTAACGCCTTGTAAATATTGTCGTGTTGAATCGGATTGTCCCAATGACCTAGCTGTTAAATAAACAATGTGATACCcgttttgtttaatttcttgGAAAAGACTTGCGACACCCGGATGAGTCCAGTCTCTTCCAATAAGATTTAGTACATGGCCTAATGCATCCGACTTAGTGATTGTACCATCTATATCGGAAATAACAATTGGCGTTGTCGATTTCCAAAGGAACAAATTTGCAGATACTTGCGAATTGCCTTCTCTCGATTTGAATTTTATGGAGTTCTCACCATAATGCAAATTCATCTTTGATAATTGATCAGACGTAAGCCTCAATGTCTTGAAATAAATCTTGTCGCTTTTCATGGAAGAGTCTTGAGTAGATGAAGACGAAGTGGTTAACACAGTACTTAGAGTGGTAGCTGTAGTTGGACTACTTGGTCCACCAGGTCCACCAGGTCCACCAAGTCCACCAAGTCCACCAGCTTCACCAGCTTCGCCAGCTTCCCCGGAGTCCCCAATTTCCCCAGGTCCACTAAGACCACTTGAACCACTTGGGCTTTCAACTGCAGCAGGGATTTGTGCCTCTTCAGTACTGCCTGTATCTGGATCAGTAACATTTGAAATTCTGATATTCCCATTTTCGTCCTTTGTAATCAACTGATCCCATGCTTTCATTGCACCATCATTTGTGGTATTTTCGCCATCAACTTCTTGcataaaaatttttttaaatagtTCGCCAGAATTGTCTATATTCTTCTGTGAGTTGGCTTTGTATCCATCCATATCGATCAACATATCTCCATTAACATCTAATTTTGTTGGgatattcaattttttggtCAACTTTCTAGCATTCTCCATAACTAATCTAGCTTTCTGCGACGGACTCTGCGGTCTTGCTGGGCTTGGTAAATCACTCAATTTAATCTTCTCGTTAAGATCAAGTTCATCCGGCTCCTGATCACTGCCTGCCGGAGAACTACCTGGTGATGATACAGGTGAAAGCACTGGTGATGTCAAGACGCTTTGCGACAACAAATGGTCACTATCATCTgcttcaaaaacaaaatgtgCCTCTCCACCTTCACCTAACTTCATTGGTAAATTTGTCTTTACATCATTCACGTACAagtcaattttcttttgcgaCGGTTTCGAGATTTGAAATACACCAAATCGAACGTGCCATGGGGAAGTATGGAGTGTACCATCAGGATGTTCAATAACAATCACGTCTATTGCGCCAGATAAGGTTGCAGGGTTGAGTGAGTTCCACTGGTTGTATACATATCCGCCAACTTTTCCAACGTACTGCATATTTTAATATAGATGGAACAAGtgtgcgtgtgtgtgtgtgtgtgtgtgtgaaaaTGTGAGAATGTAGACTTGTGAAATCAAAGAACTGAGTAGTTGgggaattgaaaagattgagtGGGAAATTGAGCAATTAAACAATTGAATACACAATGTGACAAGTAGATTTTTTGTTCATAAAAAtggttgatgaaaatgcTAGGGGCAATAATATTTGGAGCAAGCACGGAGTTgatctaaaaaaaaggtataaagcgaagaaaaaacaaaaggcgGAGAATGTATtgaagaatagaaaagaatatagaaagaaaagaaaaaaagtcaCAAGAGAGTGCTACCACCTGGATTGATATACAAATCCGAACCCCTCAATGAACACTGTCCATCATTTAGCCGAGTGATCCAAGAGTAAAGGATACATGCTAGAAAGTGGGATCACAGCAAGTGTAACGAAAAAGCTTGGGCATTGCGGGTAAActaaacacacacacgcatattaaaatatatatatatatgtatattaaaaaaaaaaatagaaagacGAATGTCACGataaattataaaaaaacaaggtaaataaagaatacaaGATACTCATTCTAAAATAATACTATTTTGGAATCACTCGCAATTTCAACCGAATGAACCCTCGCTCAACACATCTAAGAACGAATTGTTACTGGATCAAGAGAGCTGGCAATGTTACATTGGTGCATCAACCTTCTCTCGTCTTGCCCATCTGTTCCCAATCCTTTAAACTCGCCAGTGACCGAATGCCACACCCCGCGATTGTAGAATAAAACCAAATCTCCTTGTTTCCAAGAGTGTGCAAGCACATTCTCTGGTGCAATGGCTGGTCTCATTAATTTATGCACTTTGGCTCTGGCATCTTTTAAATCCAATGTTTCAACACTTCCATCTGGCTTCTTGGTGTGGAGTTTGAATAGACAACATCCATGTACCTGCAAATGATGTTCTTTTGTCTCTGGGTTGGTCCAGACCATGGGCAATTTCTTCACTTTCAGCTCTTCCCAATCGGGCAAATCATCAAACGACATTTCTTTATCCTCAGAGACCATAGTCAATCCATCCGCAGTGGCTCTTGCTGGcgaaatgaaaatatatGGGTGTGGTGCATACTCAACAGTTGTATTTAATACAAActctttgtcttcttcaCTCAAGTTCTTAAAAGCTTGTGCGCCGCTAACAAAACAAGTAGCTCCCTGGGTCAACTTCAACTCGGACCCGTCATCCTCATACTTGATTGTTTGATATTGAGTAGCTGGAGGCACCTTAATACCGAGTAATGTTGTAACCATTGGCGGCGACAAGTCATACAATGCGCTATCAATGTGCCATCTGTAAaatcttgtttgtttcttttccttaaTTTCTTCCTCGGTCAATGGTGTATGGTGGAAGGTGGTGTGTGATGGGTGTGTAAGGTTGATTGCTTctccattttcatttccttgGTCGTCTGCTTCAAATCTGCCTTGTCCCAATATTTGTACTTGAGGCTGATTCTTCACAGAGCAtccatcttttttcaacaccGACTTATCATGTCTAAACTCCTTACCGTGTCCATAATTTGCACCAGCTTCCTCTTTAGGTTCTGGAATACTTGGATCAAACTGTTTGGTCAAAATGTATTGAGATTTTGGCAACAACTCGGCTTGATCTGGAATCACAACCACCAAGTGCAGAAGTACTGCCTTCTTCAACTCCTTAAAGTCTTCATCGTTCAAGTAGGCAGGGTCGTTTTTGCAGTATTCTGGTAATTGCACAGTACAACCAAATGGAGTACCAGATAAAGGCGTAACAACAATTGTATCTTTGTGCATATTTTTGAGTTTTGGTAATTAGTATTAAAGATTTTTAAATTAATCGATTGGTGAGTGTAGTGATAaagaattcaaaaaaaaaaaaagaaaaaaagaaaggaaagggaCCTTTGcaataaaacaaattgggTGAATTTCTTCATCCTTTTATAGACCAAAAATCCTCTTATtgattaataaaaaatactCCGCATTTTATCGTTatcaaaatttaaaaaccaaaattaatgataaagaagaagaacataGCAAGGAGATTAGAGAGTAAGAGAAAATGCGTCTGTGTTTTTGTCAGTGTTTGTatctgtgtttgtgtctgtgtttgtgtctgtaaATGCGTATGTTTTATTTGTGCGTAATAATTTGTTTAATTgtttccttccttttcttttaattctCAATGCATGAATTTTAGATAACGGGGTATATCAGAAATAGGAAAACGCCGACGGACTAAAGAACTCTTCCGTCGGAACAGAATGGTTTGAGGTGTGCGCAAGGTACAAACAACGGAAAACTGAAATATTTGTGAAACATAACCTGTGTTTGAGACCTTCCCGAACTGACTTCATTAAGAAGATAACCACGGAAGTTGTTCAATAAAAACATTTATTTCATTATGAGCGGGCATTCCCGTGAAATATCAGCAATTTG includes these proteins:
- the ned1 gene encoding lipin Ned1 (BUSCO:EOG092636Y6) — translated: MQYVGKVGGYVYNQWNSLNPATLSGAIDVIVIEHPDGTLHTSPWHVRFGVFQISKPSQKKIDLYVNDVKTNLPMKLGEGGEAHFVFEADDSDHLLSQSVLTSPVLSPVSSPGSSPAGSDQEPDELDLNEKIKLSDLPSPARPQSPSQKARLVMENARKLTKKLNIPTKLDVNGDMLIDMDGYKANSQKNIDNSGELFKKIFMQEVDGENTTNDGAMKAWDQLITKDENGNIRISNVTDPDTGSTEEAQIPAAVESPSGSSGLSGPGEIGDSGEAGEAGEAGGLGGLGGPGGPGGPSSPTTATTLSTVLTTSSSSTQDSSMKSDKIYFKTLRLTSDQLSKMNLHYGENSIKFKSREGNSQVSANLFLWKSTTPIVISDIDGTITKSDALGHVLNLIGRDWTHPGVASLFQEIKQNGYHIVYLTARSLGQSDSTRQYLQGVSQDGIKLPSGPVILSPDRTFAALKREVVLKKPEVFKMACLSDIRNLYFENTENDADTDDEDNRQTPFYAGFGNRITDAISYRSVHIPSHRIFTINPNGEVHMELLELAGYKSSYLHIGELVDHFFPPIKEVSSISNYWNNAQWSEYMQNHDTANYGDARSIRSGYSPGPGSPGSPGSPRSPGSPRSFMEEYKTDERYNDVNYWKTPLDFDDLSASELEDSDEELDKQKNKNFKKNEKLSKLSHNKNDNTTAHKDNPDLLQKVVTNSSSTSSERPSSSSTFASPLKNFMKFGKRRQEKDNEENNKTGNNHNTGNSNTKNGDDDDDDDDDEDEYLEDATNIDEEDFTEDDEDYDTDEDYDEDDYDEDEDADYVDDEEEYEDEDEDEDEDEDEGESSFDDGDEGEDKNNILDRKVEDSGGNAEVTGSKSESNQSTRGSNSNRTANNDKIENIRPNTSKLHDLEKNNKASEKSNSFTALGDRVADAAAAAEAIYEKQDKTAKEEQGVTNKIEGLQI